A region of the Synechococcus sp. PCC 7502 genome:
TGGCTTCTAATGAGCTTTATAAAGATGGCTTATATTATTTTGATGGCAAAGGTCACACCGCATCCGAAGCGATCGCCTATTACGAAGGTTTAATTTCTCAGTATCCAATTATTTCCATTGAAGATGGGTTACAGGAAGAAGACTGGGCAAACTGGCAGCTTATGACCAAGCAATTAACTAATACTCAGCTTGTGGGCGATGATTTATTTGTCACGAATCAAACTCGCCTAGAAAGGGGAATTAAAGAAGGTTGTGCCAATGCTATTCTTATTAAGCTAAATCAAATTGGTAGCCTCACCGAAACCCTTGAAACCATTGCTACCGCAGATAAAAATGGTTATCGCTCTGTAATTAGTCATCGTTCGGGTGAAACAGAAGATACTACAATCGCTGATTTGGCTGTGGCAACAAGGGCGGGACAAATTAAAACTGGTTCTTTGTGTAGAAGCGAAAGAATTGCTAAATATAACCGTTTACTACGAATTGAGGCAGAACTTGGCGATCGGGCAGTTTATGCTGGGACAGTTGGCTTAGCGGTTTAATGTTTATTGATTCAGAAAGCTTAAATCTTCAATAAAGCCTTGAGGCGAACTGATGGCAGTACTTTGGGCTGTTTGGCGATCCCTTTGCGCTAGATTGGTATTGCCCAATCCCAGATAAGCAGCAGCACGAGCTTCGTAGGCATAACTGATATTTGGGTTAATAGCGATCGCCTCATTTAGTATAGTCAGAGCCTGTTGGTAATTCTGGGTGGCAATTAGTAGCTGCCCTAAAAGCACCCGACTGCCGGCAGATTGAGGATTAATTTGTAAAGCTTTCTCCACAAATGAAAATGCCTTTGGTAAATTACGCCTCAAGGCATACAGTAATCCAAGGTTGTAGTAAGCATAATAGGAGTTGGGATCGAGGTCGATTGCTTGCTCTAGATCGGTTTGGGCAGAATCCGAGTCTTGAAGATTGGCATTGACTAATCCCCGCACGTTGTAGGCGATCGATAGTTTTGGGTCTAGTTTAATCGCGCGATCGCAGAAACCTAATGCCTGTTGCCATTGATGCAATTCGTTTAACAGAAAACATTTCCCCGCATAACCAGTAGCATAATTGGGAGCGATCGCAATTACACTTTCCATATCAGCTAAGCCTTTACCAATTTGATTGAGCATATAGTTAGCCGCACCCCTAGCAGTATAAGCACGCAGGTATTTAGGATTAAGTTGAATTGCCCGATCCATCATGGCAATAGCTTCTGCCCATTTACCTCGACGAAAGCGATCGACACCCTGCAAGAAAAAGTCGTCGGACTTCGGAGCAGCAACCACAGGCGAAGAGCCAAGTGCCACTTCTGAAAACTTTAATCCTAATCCATTTGAGAGCTTTAGGACTGTGGATATAGTAATTCCAAGATTAAAGCCAGTTTTAATCCTAACATTCTCATTAATCTCGGAAGGTTTACTACTTTCTTGAAAATCTCCCCGTCCATGAATAGCAATTAACTCGCCATCGGCATTAAAAACAGGTCCACCGCTCATTCCTGGTAAAGTATTGTTGCTATAAACCAGAGAATATCCGTAGGACAGAGGACGGGCAGCATTAGCGGTAACTTTACCTTCCGTAAAATTGTAGATAGTTTTGGTAATGACTTGAGTTACCGATGGGAAGCCAGATACATAGACCGTTGCACCTTCCGAAGATTTATTAGCATCCCCCAACTTGGCAACTTGCAGACTCGTTTTACTCGTGAATTTAACTGTGGCTAAGTCAGCATCTGGAGTGATTGTCGTGCCAGTAATTGCATATTTCTGCCCATTTGGAGTGATAATTTCTAAGGATTTGGGTCGATCCTTCACCACATGGGCGGCGGTCAAAACCGTGTAAGTATCTCCATCCTTGGTAATCAAAACCCCAGAACCATTAGATTCATCCGTCGTAATCATGACCGTAACCGCTTTAGCAACTTTCCCCACCTCTGTCGCCGACATGCCCCAAGCCGATCGGAGAAAAGATGTGAAGGTAATTCCGTGGAGAAGTATGAGCGTACATAGGTAGGGTTTAATTCGCATGATCGCACTAATAAACTCAAGTTCATTTTAATGCTATGTTCTTTAATCACTATAGTATCTTGGGGATTAGCGGTGACCAACTAGTGTAAGCATCATACCAATAACCATTGCTGGTGTAGATTCTAGCAGGCTCTAAGTTGTTTTTAGCCGCACAGCCCCTATGGGTAATGAGTTAGACTAAAAGCCAAGCTAAATTTAAATTCCCCATGAGTACAGTTGATATTCTTGATTTACGCAATTTACCAAATTTACCAAATTTAAAAGAATCACTGCATAATCAAGTCAAAAAGCTAAACATCGATAAAATTCAAAAGCATTTATTTCTTTGCGCTGATCAAACTAAGCCATTATGCTGTTCTAAGCAGATTAGTTTGGATAGCTGGGATTACTTAAAGCGGCGGCTGAAAGAACTAAATTTAGAGACTTATATATTTCGGACTAAGGCAAATTGTTTAAGGGTATGTGGGCATGGTCCAATTTTAGTAGTTTATCCAGATCGTATTTGGTACCACTCCGTAACTATCCCTGTAGTTGAAAGAATTATCCAAGAACATATTATTGGTGGTCAAGTCGTTGAAGAGTTTAGTTTTTATGGCGTTATAGATAGTGAATCAAAATGATGTAGCACAGACGAAATAGATAGAGCATTAAGTCTGAACTTTTACAGCTAGGATAAACTGGCTCTAACCACATTGAAGTAAGGTTGCTAGAAGTTAATTTGTCGAATCTCATCTAAGGGCGATCGCTTTGCGTAAGGATGCTTATACGGAGGTTGTATCAAGCGATCGGAGAGTTGGTTCCTGTTGTAAAAGTTGAAAGATAGATTCTACTTGAGTCTGTAAGTCTTGGCACTGGGCGGGAAGGGAGATTAAAGACATGGAAGACCTTTGAAATAGTTGTTAAACAAAAGTATATCCCAGAGGATTGCCAGCTTCAATGCAGAAACTAAAGGTTAACCATAACTAAACTGATTAAAAAAACTTTAGCTAAGTCCAAATAATTAAAATGCAATAATACTATTATCGTGAATAAGTCACGCAATTTAACCTTAAAGTAACATATTATGCTTTTAGATTTCACAGTAGAGAACTTTCGCTCAATTAAAGGGGCTGAAACTCTGAGTGCTGTGGCACAGAAGAAAAGAGCAGGTGGCGGAACTAGTGATAATCGGAGACGAGTTAAATCTGATGATGAAATTGCCCCTCCCTATCATATTGAAGGTTGGGATATAGATGTTTTACCAGTTTTAGCCATTTTTGGGGCTAATGCTTCAGGTAAAAGTAATATCTTAAAGGCTCTTGATTATCTGCTCAAATTTATGTTTGCTGGCAACTTCGATCATGGATCACAGCTAATCCCTTTTAAGCTAGATAAGCAAAGCATAGGAAGTCCAACTCAGTTTATCCTCCGTACCGCATTTAATGAAACTATATATACTTACTCACTGGTTCTAAATAGTAGACAGATATTTTCAGAAAGGCTTGAATATGCCTTAGCATCTACAAAACGAGATCGCCTTTTATACAGTCGAACTTGGAATGATGAAGAAAAAATATTTGATTGGAAAAACGGCTCGGATTTCTCTGGAGCGCACAATCAGCTTGAAAAAAGTTTGCAAATACGTGAATCTTTTATAAGTCTTCTCTTTAAACTTGAGGTTAAGCCAGTTCAGCCACTTCTTGATTGGATTATTAACCAACTTGGCATAGGCATCAGTCTGGAACATGATAAATTTGCTGTTAAGGTTATTAAAGAATTATCAACTTTGAAGCCTCTAACATTTTCTCAATTATTAGAAAGCTCCAAAAATCTATTGCGTAGATTTGATACAGGTTTATACGATCTAGAGATCAGGAAGAATGGCGAAGACTCTCAAATATATGCTTTACATGAAACATTAGATGGAGAAACTATGTCTTGGGAGTTTGAAGAAGAGTCCACAGGAACTCAATATTTATTTGGCTTGATATTCAATATCCAAACTTATATTGGGCGAAGTTCACTATTCGTATCTGACGAACTAGGATCGAATATACATCCAAATATCATTTGTGAGATAGTGCGCCTATTCCAAAATCCTAAAACCAATCCGAAACGTACCCAACTAATCTTTACTAGCCATGACAATACATTACAAAGAAATAATCTGCTAAGAAGAGATCAGATATGGTTTACAAAGAAGCGTTCCGATCAGAGTACAGAGCTATATTCCCTTAGTGATTTCAAAGTGCGTAATGATCTAGCTATAGATAAGGCATACTTAGATGGGCGATTTGGAGCAGTACCATTTATTCCTGATGATGAAGACTTGGTTTCTACGATGCATAAGGATAATGGCTAAATCTTTCAAAAGAAATGATCCGACTATACCAGTTGGGAAAAAGATTTTGATTGCCTGTGAAGGAAAATATACAGAACCAAGATACTTCTATGCTATTAGAGAAGACCTTCGTTTAAATAAAGAGCTAATTAAAGTAGTTCCCCATGATGGCACCGATCCGCTAAGTATTGTCAATGCGTTAGTGGAAGCAAGACAAGATGCAAAAAGTGAAAGAAGATGGAGTAGTGGAGATTCAGCTTGGGCAGTTATGGATGGAGATGAGCATATTACAAATAATCCCGCTAACTGGTATCAAGCTATTCAAAGAGCAAAAAGTCAAAAAATCAATCTTGCTATCACAAATCCTAGTATTGAGTTTTGGTATCTTATCCATTTTCAAGATCACTTTGCAAATATTCAGAGGGATAAAGCTACGGAACTTCTAAAGCAACATATTCCCGCCTACGATAAATCGGTATGCTATTACTTTAATCTTCTCAAACCAAATACTCCAAATGCGATCGCACGAGCTAATAAGCTTACAAATTTATCTAAAGGCAACAATCTATCTGAATATTCAAACCCATGCTGTAGTGGAATATCACGGTTAGTTCAGAGTTTATTTAGCTTAGGGAATTAATTTTTTAACGATAAATAATCCAGAAGAATATTTTGATGATATTTCCCCATAGGACAGACCTTTCCCGCTTTTTCAGAATAGCGATCGCCTCTCTGAATATCCTCAATCGTAAATAATCCTAAATCCCACCCTTCCAGTAAATTTAATGTTTGTACTTCCACAACTAAAGGAACAGCAAAAACATGACGGACTATACCTTCACTGTTGAAATTCCCAAAGAATGTCGCTTCAGGAACAACATAATCAATTTCTTCTAGAAGTTCTCTTCTCAAAGCTATTTCTGGGGTTTCCCCATCATCTAAATGTCCACCAAAAAATGCCCAATGCCCAGGATAAAGAATATTCGGAATATCATCCCGTAGTTGTAATAAAAACTTATCCCCTTGATATAGAATTGCGATCGCCACTTCAGTCATGATGATTCAACCCAATATATCACCGTTTTTTAGCCATTGATTCCCATTCAGAAATTCCTTAGCTGACTGCGATCGCTTGCCTGCGGGTTGAACTTCCTTAATTAGTAATAATCCATCGCCAGTGCATACGGTAAAACCGATATTTTTTTCAATGTAGTAGATTGTTCCCGGAGGATTGGGAATGTTATACATGCTGCTTACTTGCGTAGTCATAATTTTAAGCCGTTGATTCCGCAGGGTGGTATAACAATTGGGATAAAACCCCCGAATTTGGTTATGGATAGCGATCGCTGATTTTGACCAGTCTATTTGCCATAGTTCCTTAGAGATAGTGGGAGCATAGGTAAATTGGCTATGATCTTGAGGAGTGGGAGTAATTTGTTCTAAATTTTGTAAAGTCTCAATTAGTAAATCGGCTCCTAAAACTGCTAACTTTTGGCTTACACTTTCTGCTTGATCTTCAAGGGCAACTTCTAGACTAGCTTTAAGCAGCATATCACCAGTATCTATCCCCGCATCCATTTGCATTGTCGTAATACCAACGGTGGTTTCTCCATTAGCGATCGCCCATTGAATTGGAGCAGCACCTCGATATTTAGGTAAAAGTGAACCATGCACATTAATACAACCTTGCTTGGGCATATCCAAAATTGCCTGAGAGAGAATTTGTCCATAGGCAACTACCACAAACACATCAGCCTGAGAATTAGCTAAAGTCGCTAGGGTTTCAGTATCTTTTTTAATCCGTTCTGGTGTCCAAATTGGGATATTAGGATTATGGGCGAGGGCGATCGCTTTTACGGGCGATGGAGTCGTCTGATTCCCTCTTCCTCTTTTCGCATCAGGTTGAGTAACCACACCGATTACTTCAAAATCTGGAGAGTTTAAAAGTCTCTGTAAAGTGGGGACAGCAAAATCTGGTGTGCCAAAAAAAACTACGCGCATATTCTCTCTAGTGGAATTTGTATAACTATCATTTTTGGGTTACTCATTCACTGGCTAAAATCAATCCCATTGCTTGATCTAAAATTACAGTCCGATCAATCATATTAGCGATCGCTTCCGTTTCATACCTACCCTCAAAAGCTTCTAATGCTGCTTGCCGCACAGCTAAATCATAGGCATCTACTAGGGTTTCCATTAATTCATCTACCGTAAGATAAGTTCCACCTGCTTTGCGACGTTTATTGGAGCGTTGAATCTGCTTGACGGCATTGAAAATAGATATTTCCCACGATCTAGTGGAGCGTTTTTCGGCGGATTGCTTAATCAAATGAATTAGTAAAACAACACTGAAACTATAAATTCGATTCAGTTTATCCTCTTTGCTCATTTCTGTCATCTCCTCCACCAATAGCAAAGCCTCTGGGATATGCCCACTTACTAATAAATCTTTGAGTTCTGATAACTCTTCCATTGTGTATCTCTCCTGAGCTAGGCTGCCCAAATCTATTTCTAGCAGTGAAATGTATAGATAAATAAAAAGAGCCAGTAAAAAGCCTGACTCTCTCAATATACTTCCTAAATATAACTAAATCACTAAATTAATAAGCTAGATCAACCGCATAGGATTAACCTAGAACCTTACGCGCTGTAGCAATAATATTATCAACGGTAAAGCCAAACTTTTCATAAACAACTGGACCTGGGGCTGAAGCACCAAAGGTATCCATCCCAATCACTGCGCCTTCGGAGCCAACATATTTATGCCAGCCAAAGGTACTACCAGCTTCCACACTGACCCGTTTTTTCACAGAAGCTGGAAGGACGGATTCTTTATATTCATCGGATTGCTCGTTGTAGAGTTCTTGAGAAGGCATAGACACAACCCGCACAGCTTTACCTTCGCTAGTCAAAATTGCCGCTGCTTTAACAGCCAACTCAACTTCTGAACCAGTAGCAATAAAGATTAATTCAGGATTAGGGGCGTCAACAACAATATAGCCACCTTTTTTGGTTCCTTCAATGGAAGTGCCAGGTAGATTTTTTACGTTTTGACGAGTGAATGCTAACGCACTAGGACGCTTACGGTTAGCGATCGCTACCTGATAGACTCCAACGGTTTCCTTAGCATCAGCGGGACGTAAAACCAATAAATTAGGAATCACACGCAAAGAAGCGAGGGTTTCCACTGGTTGGTGGGTCGGACCGTCTTCACCTAGCATTACAGAGTCGTGGGTCAAAATATATAACACACCTACTTCTGATAGGGCAGACAGACGAATAGCACCACGCATATAGTCTGCGAATACGAGGAAGGTAGCACCGTAGGGAATTGTCCCGCCATGCAGGATCATGCCATTCAGGATGGCACCCATACCATGTTCACGCACACCAAAGCGGAAATTACGACCTTCATAGGAACCGGGTTGGAAGTCGGGCAAGCCTTTCACATAGGTCATATTGGAGTGAGCTAAGTCTGCTGAACCACCCAGAAACTCTGGAAGGATAGGAGATAGCGCATTTAAACAAGCTTCAGACAGTAAACGGGTAGAGGTTTCTTTTTGAGCTACGGGTTCTAGTGCTTTTTCCCAGCCTTCGGGCAACTCACCAGCCATGATCCGCTTGTATTCGGTAGCTTCGGCAGGATAGGCTTTTTCGTAGGCAGCAAAACGCTCATTCCATTCTGCTTCAGCCTCTGCTCCTTTGGCGATCGCTTTATGAAAACGAGTATAGGCATCTTCAGGCACTACAAACGGTTCGTACTCCCAACCTAAATTGGCACGGGTAGCAGCTACTTCATCAGTTCCAAGCATGGCACCGTGGACACCAGCAGTTCCAGCTTTTTTAGGAGAGCCATAACCAATGGTGGTTGTGACCACAATTAAACTAGGTTTATCCTTAACCGATTTAGATTCTTCAAGTGCCTTAGCGATCGCATCCAAATCATTATTACCATCAGTCACATAGGTAACGTGCCAGCCGTATGCCTCATAACGTTTGCCCACATCTTCGGTAAAGGCTAGGTCAGTGCTACCATCAATGGAAATACTGTTACTGTCATAGAGCATGATCAGTTTACCTAGTTTGAGGTGTCCACCCAAGGAAGCTGCTTCAGAGGCAATACCTTCCATGTTGCAGCCATCACCAAGAATGACATAGGTATAGTGATCAACAATATTGTGACCAGGCTTGTTAAAACGTGCTGCCAAATGAGCTTCAGCGATCGCTAAACCAACAGCATTACCAACACCTTGACCAAGAGGACCTGTAGTAACTTCTACCCCAGCAGTTTCAAAATTTTCGGGGTGACCGGGGGTAGGACTGCCCCACTGACGAAATTGCTTAATATCATCTATGGATACACTGTCATAGCCTGTGAGGTGGAGGAGGGCATATTGCAGCATACAGCCATGTCCAGCAGATAAGACGAAGCGATCGCGATCGACCCATTTAGGATTTTTGGGATTAAATTTTAAAAATTGATCAAACAGAACAAAAGCCATTGGAGCCGCACCCATTGGTAATCCAGGATGTCCAGACTTAGCCTTTTCTACAGCGTCTATAGCCAGAAATCGAATTGAGTTAATGCAAAGTTGTTCTAAAGATTGGGTCACAACAGCCATGATTATTTACCGTTTGTTTAACTTATTAATGCTTTTATCTATATTCTCATCTTGCCGTCACTCCAACAAAACCATTTTTCAATTTTTCTGCTGTGATTGCCATATTACGAATTGGCTACTAAATCTCTAGTTTTATCTAGTCCAATTATCGAAGTATTGGGCGTATCTATAGTGCGATAGGTTAGTGGTTTAATCAAAAAGTCTGGATGAAGATTCCAACTAAATAGTCCTGATAGCCCCATAATTAGACCTAGAACAGTGGGAACCATTGCCACACCGTATAACCAGCGTTTTTGGGTAAGAGAAGTTACAGCTAGAATTGAGATGGCGATCGCTAAGCTAGCATCAGAAAGATCAAATTGATCATCATGAAAGTTAAGTTGATCATAATCTGCTTGAGCTTTTTTAGCAGCCTCTAATTGCTCTTGTTTCTTTTTACTTTGATCGTTGGCTAGTTTTTCATAAGTAGCGATTGCCTTCTGATATTCTGACTGCAGTTTAACTGGCTGATTAATGGCTTGCAGTTTTAACTGAGTAATAGTGCTTTTATCTATTTCTTCACGAATATTACGAGCCTGATAGAAGTTATATTGATCTACTTTATCAGCTTGAGCCTGTTGCATAGCTTGAACAATATTATCATCCTTGACTTTACAGATACCTATAAATGTGGCTAACAGGGCTATAGTAATGGCAATGTAGGTATTTAGACGATCTTTGCGATCCTCCTTTTTTTGTTCTTCTTCAGCTTTAGATTGGATTATTTCTGTAACTTCGTCCATAGCTATCTTATCCTACCGTAATTGACATACTTCCAATAATATAGAACCTATCTATCACTGAATTCAAATTTATCATAGTGCTATGCCTAAAAAGGATGATAGTTCAAGTATTAGTAAAAAATAGGTTCTATAATTTATAGGGTTTTATAGGGTTTCTATGCTTTTGCGAGGTGAAGGAGTAATTTATTAGAGCGATCTAAAAATGCCTTCATGCCATTAGCATCAAACCCTTTTTGGGCAATTAATGCCAAGTCATACACATGGTTACAAATTAGATTTGCCAATTCCTTGGATTCTGAGGGTTTCCCAGCCGCCGAGAGAATAACGCTGTGATCTAAGCTCAACAAGTTCTCCATTAAAGGATGAGATGTATTAACTAACAGAATATGATCCTCAGGGAAAGGGGCATTAGTCTGCTGCATCAACGCTGCCATTTCTTGCATCCGCCGTGCTGACTCTGGCAATAGAATCATAGCTGGTGGTGCCGAAGCAAGGTCTTCATACTTTAATGCCTCTGTGCGAATCACTAATTTAGGATTATGTAAAGCGGCTCTAAAGATTTCCTGTAATTGATCACTCTTAGTTTTATTAGTTTTAGGATCAACTAATTCAGTTTTAGCATCTTGGTTAATTAGGCGATCGCTCAGTTCCGAATCCACCCGTGAGAATTTAACATCACTAAACTCTCGTTCTAAAAAGTGAATAAAGTGACTATCAATAAATGAATCTAGGGTAATTACTTCCAAGCCCTGTGCTTTGTGCAAGTCTATATAGGTTGCCTGTGCTACTGGATCGGAAGTGTAAAATACTTGATTTTGATGTTGTTCTTTATTGCGTTCTAGGTAGTTCTGGAGCGTAGTATAGTTGCCATATTCGCTCTTTGCTTCTGAATCAATAAAGGTCGTAGGATAAACTAGAATTTCCTTCACTTGGCTATAGAACTTATCACTATTCATTGCCCCGAACTTCATAAATAGGCTAATATCCTGCCAGCATTTAAGGAACTCTTCCCTTTGGTCAGCATATAAATTACTGAGGTGATCACCAACTTTTTTGGCAATATAATCTTGAATTTTTCTGACTTTGCGATCGCCCTGCAAGAAGCTCCGAGACACATTTAAGGGAATATCAGAACTATCAATTACGCCTCTAAGGGGTAGCAAGAACTTAGGAATAACTTCTTCACAATTGTCACTAATAAAGACCTGATTACAAAAAAGCTTGATCTGTCCTTTGTTGGGATCAATATCAGCCTTGAGTTTAGGGAAATAGAGAATACCTTTGATGATAAAAGGATAGTCAGTATTTAGATGAATCCAAAACAGAGGGTCTTCTTGGAAAGGATAAAGATAACGATAGAATTCCAGATAATCTTCTTTAGTTAAAGAACTAGGAGACTGATTCCACAAGGCTGTCTGCTTATTAACAACTTCATCATTGAGCTTAATCGGAACAGGAATAAAATCACAATAGTTGCGAATAATCCGCCTCAGTTCAAATACTTCTAAAAACTCCTCCGCATCTTCCTGCAATTTCAGAGTTATAGTCGTGCCTACGGTAGTGCGATCGCTCCGACTCAAAGTAAAGGCTGTAGAACCATCACAGAACCAATGCACCGCTTCAGCCCCATCTTTGTAGGACAAAGTATCAATTTCCACTTGGGCTGCTACCATGAAAGCAGAATAGAAACCTAAACCGAAGTGTCCAATAATCTGCTGCTGGCTATCGTTAGAGGTATTCGTATATTTTTGAATGAATTCTTCAGCACTGGAAAAAGCCACCTGGTTAATATACTTTTTCACCTCATCGGCGGTCATACCAATACCATTATCAGTTACGGTGATAATTTTCTTTTCCTTATCAACGGTAATGCTAATTTCTGGGGCTGGAACTTCTGCAGTTGTCTCCCCAGCATAGGCGACCATCTTCAGTTTGCTAGTAGCATCAACCCCATTGGAAATTAATTCCCTTAAAAAAATATCTCTCTCTGAGTAAAGAGCCTTCTTGATAATGGGAAAGATATTTTCGGTATGAATGCTAATCGTTCCCTGTTCAAGCATAGTCTGTGTCTCCTGATCTTTCGTTAAAGAGTTTAGTAATGTGCCGATTATACGATCGCACTACCATGCACTTAAGGTGGGTTATCCGTAATTTATCCAGACTTTAGACTTACTTTGGCAAATTCAATTGGGTAAAGAAATTAAAACTAAACCTACACAAATCAAAACTGTACTAACCCATCTCACCTTTGTCACCTTTTCCTTTAGTACAAACTTTGTCCCCAGCATATTTACGGGTTCAGTCAGAGCCGTAGCAGGTAAAGCAAAACTTAAATCTGCCCAACTTAACAGAGCAATAAACATAAAAAAAGTAATTGCCATGCACACTATGCCCAGTCTTAACAGAGGATTGCTTAATACTTTTATGACAGTTTTCCAGACTTCTTGGGGATTTAAGCTAGAAACTGCACCCACCTGTTTCATCCCTTGGGTCAAGTATAAATTGCCAGCAGAATCCGCCAGAACCAAAACTATTAATGCCAGCCATGTTTTAATCAAACTAATCCTGATTCCTTAAATTTACTTGTTAATGCGTTTTTTGAAAGAGATCGGAGAAAAAGGGGCGTAGGGCGAAGCCCCACCTTGGTTTTAGCATTTTATCTGTGCCACATTTAACTGAAAATTGCAATACTTAAATACAAATATTTCTGCTGATAAATCATAATATTATCCTCCGAGAAATACTTAATTAATTTAAGCAGTCCAGCGATTTGAACAATTTGATCGATTTAATAAAATACGTCTACAAAATACGCCAATGATAAAAGATGCTTTAAGCCCAAATTTAAGCTTAATTTAAACCTCTAGCTCCATGTTGGTATTAATGTTAAGTAGAAGCTAAGGCAAGATTGCGGTAATATTGCCAGAGATCATGAATTTTAGCTAGGTCTTACACGAATTTTATGAAAGAAATCCTCATCAGCTTTAGCATTACTGCTGTGGCTGTTTTGGTTTTGGTAATAGCACAATTTACTACCAACTCCATGCCCGCAGCGATCGCCGCAACTACCCCAAATGATACACAATCCGTACAAATCGCTATGACTCCTCCTAATTCTGAGACTGTTACAACTCCCTCTGGACTGAAATATCAAGAAATTACCATTGGCACTGGGGCTATCCCTAAGCAGGGTAATAAGGTCACAGTTCATTACATTGGCACATTGGAGAATGGCACTAAATTTGATAGCTCCCGCGATCGCAATCGCCCCTTTGACTTTAATCTTGGCGTGGGACAGGTAATCAAAGGCTGGGATGAAGGACTATCAACTATGCGAGTTGGCGGTCGGAGAATTTTAATTATTCCTCCAGAGCTTGGTTATGGTGCTAGGGGTGCGGGCGGCGTAATTCCACCTAATGCCACTTTAATTTTTGATGTGGAACTTTTGAAGGTTTCTTAGCATTGAACAAGCTACCTCTTTAATATCACCTTTATCCCCTTATGTTATGCCTCGAGCTAATGTAGGGGGTTTTTATTATCCACATTTTTTTGATATTTTCTTGTGATTTAGATTTTTAAAGTAAAGCATCATCAAATTTACCTTCTTCTTTGATCATTAAATAATCAAAACCTTCCCTTAAGCTGGGCGATCGGTGCATCAGAGTTTTATACATTTCCATAATTATATTCTCGGGAACGGGATTAGTTCTATGTTCATTACGCTCTAGGCAAATCCACAACGGTACATTCAACCAAATGCCTGTGATTGATGTAAACCCAATATTTTTACTGAGGGTAATAATTTCTTGACGATAGTGAGAGCGATAGTTGGTAGCGTCATAAATTACAGATTTCTGCTCCTGATAGGATTCCTGAAATTGCAGCTTGATCTGAGCATAGATTTCTGTCCAATTTCCTTGAATATTACTAGAGCCATAGAGTTCACATCGAATTAGATCGGGAGAAACCACGGTGATCGGAGTAGCAGAGCTTTGGACTAGGTTACTGACAAAACTAGATTTACCACTGCCGGGAATACCAATCAGGATAATTACTCTAGGCATAAATACATAAATGAGAATCTAGATATATTTTACAGGTGATAAATCTTAGTAATTTCCGATGCTGGTAAGGGCTTAGAGAATAGATAACCCTGTCCAAACTGACAACCAAG
Encoded here:
- a CDS encoding AAA family ATPase is translated as MPRVIILIGIPGSGKSSFVSNLVQSSATPITVVSPDLIRCELYGSSNIQGNWTEIYAQIKLQFQESYQEQKSVIYDATNYRSHYRQEIITLSKNIGFTSITGIWLNVPLWICLERNEHRTNPVPENIIMEMYKTLMHRSPSLREGFDYLMIKEEGKFDDALL